Proteins encoded by one window of Branchiostoma floridae strain S238N-H82 chromosome 6, Bfl_VNyyK, whole genome shotgun sequence:
- the LOC118417422 gene encoding meckelin-like, whose translation MAPRTKILSLLLLLNFYVAAAQFFINYAATDSCQRPTEYYNFANLRCDTCTGADSQTSTGGFSCACQSGFELTADIGSSQVTCAACAAPTPVTSADGWACVSCGTGTSLDPVTGRCTPCPAGQIAVERTTNGTQTSQHDCVACEGDTVPNAAGDRCVRCHQSFIDVSGSCTCPDPNQVHGGICFTDAQIGVSQNLDFTWDSDTKLSYYIEEYLLAASLGCTPATGATDAQRNLTACQLLGNLCVLRLYNRQNDGTNQEDGCTLLQALSDDNNDNVGTVQDWKVAMPWLYYNHLLNDVSEILSDTEITTKFTFTAASQSSKLDLVVAAYSLNGDFLGIQDVTGGLLQVGQWL comes from the exons ATGGCGCCGAGAACAAAAATATTATCGTTGCTTCTCTTGCTGAATTTCTACGTCGCCGCAGCCCAGTTTTTCATCAACTACGCGGCAACCGATTCCTGCCAGAGGCCCACGGAGTACTATAATTTCGCTAACCTCCGCTGTGACACTTGTACGGGCGCCGACTCCCAGACAAGTACCGGCG GTTTTTCCTGTGCTTGCCAGTCTGGGTTTGAGTTGACTGCAGACATCGGCAGCTCCCAGGTCACCTGTGCAGCATGTGCTGCTCCTACTCCT GTGACGTCGGCGGATGGCTGGGCATGTGTGTCGTGTGGCACAGGGACATCGCTGGACCCGGTTACTGGCAGGTGTACCCCCTGTCCTGCTGGGCAGATTGCAG TTGAGCGCACAACAAACGGGACCCAGACCAGCCAGCATGACTGTGTGGCTTGTGAGGGGGATACTGTGCCAAATGCTGCAGGAGACAG ATGTGTCCGCTGCCATCAAAGCTTTATTGATGTCAGTGGAAGCTGTACCTGTCCTGATCCTAACCAAGTG CATGGTGGAATCTGCTTTACAGATGCACAGATTGGTGTGAGTCAGAACCTGGACTTCACTTGG GACAGTGACACCAAACTATCCTACTACATTGAGGAATACCTTTTGGCAGCTTCTCTGGGCTGTACG CCTGCCACTGGCGCCACGGACGCCCAGCGTAACCTGACGGCCTGTCAGTTGCTAGGCAACCTGTGCGTGCTCCGCCTCTACAACCGGCAGAACGATGGAACCAACCAGGAGGACGGGTGTACCCTGCTGCAGGCCCTGAGTGAtgacaacaatgacaatgttggCACTGTACAGGACTG GAAAGTTGCCATGCCATGGCTGTATTATAACCACCTGCTGAACGACGTGTCAGAGATACTGTCTGACACGGAAATCACCACCAAGTTCACCTTCACTGCTGCATCACAG TCGTCCAAGCTGGACCTTGTAGTGGCAGCCTACAGTCTGAACGGGGATTTCTTAGGAATCCAGGATGTCACGGGCGGCCTGTTACAGGTGGGACAGTGGTTATAG